One region of Priestia megaterium genomic DNA includes:
- the yqfC gene encoding sporulation protein YqfC, with amino-acid sequence MSKKWRHQMKRWMTKTMELPADVLMDLPRITLVGQIHIYIENHKGLLAFSDTEIRVLLKQGQMLIRGEGLVIKVILPEELVLEGKINQVLYLEQ; translated from the coding sequence ATGAGCAAAAAGTGGAGACACCAAATGAAAAGATGGATGACAAAAACAATGGAACTACCCGCTGATGTATTAATGGATCTTCCCCGTATTACGTTAGTTGGACAAATACACATTTATATTGAAAATCATAAAGGTTTATTAGCCTTTTCTGATACTGAAATACGCGTGTTACTAAAACAGGGACAAATGTTAATTCGAGGTGAAGGACTGGTCATTAAAGTAATACTGCCAGAAGAACTGGTTTTAGAAGGTAAAATCAATCAAGTTCTTTATTTAGAACAATAA
- the floA gene encoding flotillin-like protein FloA (flotillin-like protein involved in membrane lipid rafts): MEAGSVLFFVVIGLAIIALAVFFTFVPIMLWISALAAGVRISIFTLVGMRLRRVIPSRVVNPLIKASKAGLGITINQLESHYLAGGNVDRVVNALIAAHRANIELTFERGAAIDLAGRDVLEAVQMSVNPKVIETPFIAGVAMDGIEVKAKARITVRANIDRLVGGAGEETIIARVGEGIVSTIGSQKDHKKVLENPDMISQTVLGKGLDSGTAFEILSIDIADIDIGKNIGAVLQTDQAEADKNIAQAKAEERRAMAVAQEQEMRAKVEEMRAKVVEAEAEVPLAMAEALRSGNIGVMDYMNIQNLTADTDMRDSIGKMSKEDDEK; encoded by the coding sequence ATGGAAGCAGGTAGCGTATTGTTTTTTGTAGTTATTGGCCTAGCAATTATTGCTTTAGCTGTTTTTTTCACTTTTGTACCGATTATGTTATGGATCTCAGCATTAGCAGCAGGCGTTCGTATTAGTATTTTCACACTGGTCGGAATGAGACTTCGTCGAGTGATACCATCTCGCGTTGTGAACCCGTTAATTAAAGCAAGTAAAGCCGGTTTAGGTATTACCATTAATCAATTAGAAAGCCACTATTTAGCAGGCGGTAACGTGGACCGCGTGGTAAATGCGTTGATTGCAGCGCACCGAGCAAATATTGAGTTAACATTTGAGCGCGGAGCAGCTATCGACTTAGCGGGCCGTGATGTGCTAGAAGCTGTACAAATGAGCGTTAATCCAAAAGTTATTGAAACACCTTTTATTGCAGGGGTGGCTATGGATGGAATCGAAGTCAAAGCAAAAGCCCGAATTACCGTTCGTGCAAACATTGATCGACTAGTAGGGGGAGCTGGAGAAGAAACGATTATTGCCCGTGTTGGCGAGGGGATTGTTTCTACAATCGGTTCACAAAAAGATCACAAAAAAGTATTGGAAAACCCTGATATGATCTCTCAAACGGTTTTAGGAAAAGGGTTGGATTCCGGAACAGCGTTTGAAATCTTATCCATTGATATTGCTGATATCGACATTGGTAAAAATATTGGGGCAGTTCTTCAAACAGACCAAGCAGAAGCAGATAAAAATATTGCCCAAGCAAAAGCCGAAGAACGTCGTGCTATGGCCGTTGCTCAAGAACAAGAAATGCGTGCAAAAGTAGAAGAAATGCGTGCAAAAGTAGTAGAAGCAGAAGCAGAAGTACCATTAGCGATGGCAGAAGCACTGCGCTCTGGCAATATTGGCGTCATGGATTATATGAATATTCAAAACTTGACTGCTGATACGGATATGCGTGATTCAATTGGAAAAATGTCTAAAGAAGACGATGAGAAATAA
- the era gene encoding GTPase Era — translation MSNNEFKSGFVSIIGRPNVGKSTFLNRVIGQKIAIMSDKPQTTRNKIQGVYTEDQAQIVFIDTPGIHKPKHKLGDFMMKVAQNTLKEVDLILFMINATEGLGRGDEFIIERLKDTKTPVFLVINKIDEIHPDELFSIITNYKDLYPFAEIVPISALQGNNVERLLDQIKQRLPEGPQYYPADQVTDHPERFIITELIREKVLHATREEIPHSIAVVMDSMQRRDNGAVYVGATIIVERDSQKGIVIGKQGKMLKEVGRKARADIEALLGSKVFLELWVKVQKDWRNRASHLRDFGFREDEY, via the coding sequence ATGAGTAATAATGAATTTAAGTCAGGTTTTGTTTCAATTATTGGAAGACCAAACGTAGGGAAATCAACTTTTTTGAACCGAGTGATTGGTCAAAAGATTGCGATTATGAGTGACAAACCGCAAACAACTAGAAATAAAATTCAGGGTGTGTACACGGAAGATCAGGCGCAAATTGTGTTTATAGATACACCAGGAATTCACAAACCAAAGCATAAATTAGGCGACTTTATGATGAAGGTAGCACAAAATACGCTTAAAGAAGTAGATTTAATTTTATTTATGATTAACGCAACAGAAGGCTTAGGTCGAGGCGATGAATTTATTATCGAGCGTTTAAAAGATACAAAAACGCCTGTTTTCCTTGTGATTAATAAAATTGATGAAATTCATCCAGACGAATTGTTTTCAATTATCACGAATTATAAAGACTTATATCCTTTTGCTGAAATTGTGCCAATTTCAGCTTTACAAGGAAATAACGTGGAGCGTTTGCTTGATCAAATCAAGCAGCGATTGCCGGAAGGTCCGCAATATTACCCGGCAGATCAGGTAACAGATCACCCAGAGCGCTTTATTATTACGGAATTAATTCGTGAAAAAGTGCTGCATGCAACGAGGGAAGAAATACCTCATTCTATTGCCGTTGTGATGGATTCTATGCAAAGACGAGATAATGGCGCTGTTTACGTCGGGGCTACAATTATCGTCGAAAGAGATTCACAAAAAGGCATCGTAATTGGAAAGCAAGGAAAGATGTTAAAAGAGGTAGGAAGAAAAGCAAGAGCAGACATTGAAGCCCTTTTAGGTTCAAAAGTATTTTTAGAACTATGGGTAAAAGTACAAAAAGATTGGCGAAACCGAGCGTCGCATCTCCGTGACTTTGGATTTAGAGAAGACGAATATTAA
- the ybeY gene encoding rRNA maturation RNase YbeY, which translates to MSLVIDFIDETNEVSKEQQKELEKLLEAAAIYENLQEDAEVSVTFVDNDRIQEINHQYRHKNQPTDVISFALEEMGEDEMQIIGDEMPRVLGDIVISIPKAHEQAEEYNHSFMRELGFLTVHGFLHLLGYDHETSEDEKEMFTRQKDILEQYGLSR; encoded by the coding sequence ATGAGTTTAGTTATTGATTTTATTGATGAAACAAACGAAGTGAGTAAAGAGCAGCAAAAAGAGCTTGAGAAGCTGCTTGAAGCCGCTGCTATATATGAAAATCTTCAAGAGGATGCAGAAGTATCCGTTACATTTGTGGATAATGATCGAATTCAAGAAATCAATCATCAATACCGCCATAAAAATCAGCCAACGGATGTAATATCGTTTGCGCTAGAAGAAATGGGCGAAGATGAAATGCAAATTATCGGAGATGAGATGCCAAGAGTCCTGGGGGATATTGTCATTTCGATTCCAAAAGCTCATGAGCAAGCAGAAGAATACAATCACTCGTTTATGAGGGAGCTAGGATTCTTAACGGTTCACGGTTTCTTGCACTTGCTTGGGTATGACCATGAAACATCAGAAGATGAAAAAGAGATGTTTACACGTCAAAAAGATATTTTAGAACAATATGGACTCTCGCGATAA
- a CDS encoding YqzL family protein, with the protein MLNFTWNIFSQTGSIDTYLIFKELENEVKERPETYEDNSESLNSPLS; encoded by the coding sequence ATGTTGAATTTTACTTGGAACATTTTTTCACAAACAGGTAGCATTGATACTTATCTCATTTTTAAGGAACTTGAAAATGAAGTGAAAGAAAGACCCGAAACATATGAGGACAACAGCGAAAGTCTCAATTCTCCCTTGTCTTAG
- a CDS encoding HD family phosphohydrolase, translating to MAQIERLRLIQIGLYALLGIMMFASMYSNVKPQELDLRLLSISPQTIYSPVTIEDKESTEKKRAEAEQAVEDVYTQKTEYAQNQVDLVASIFDAMMEVNTKYEKEDHEDDSIDAVLKTKQKMLEDKLPEDIQKNLPKDTIKQLLQSSNSDLSIAKDAVVTAVHHVMKDQVKISDVEEKKDQVEGQLVYTNVSNSLKDSMNAIAKFAIIPNVIYDPKKTAENRQAAVEKVEPVRIKQGQIIVEENQLINPDIYRQLQLAGLLNNKGSIQPFAGLALLIVMMIAGLIYYLREFHTKTYQPLLLYVLVATITIGLMKILSLFQQIDLSEIGFLAPVAVGGLLIRILMDERIAILSSIVFAICGSIIFNGELTTSFNMNIGIYFLISNIAAILFLSRQHRRSRILQAGLFVAMVNVIISFAIIFIKNGQIGTVELGYYSMMSIASGVIASVLAIGLLPFFESGFGILSTMKLIELSSPNHPLLRKILTETPGTYHHSVMVANLSEAACETIGANGLLARVGAYYHDIGKTKRPQYFIENQMNITNPHDKLSPKTSKNIIIAHATDGATILRNHKFPKEIVDIAEQHHGTTLLKFFYHKALEQTEEKIDEKEYRYPGPKPQSKEAAVICIADSVEAAVRSMSNPTPEKIENLVRNIIKDRLQDEQLSECNVTLKELELIRQALCETLNGIFHSRIEYPEIKKEKVKV from the coding sequence ATGGCACAGATCGAGCGATTACGGTTAATTCAAATTGGGTTATATGCCTTGTTAGGTATAATGATGTTTGCGTCTATGTATAGCAATGTAAAGCCGCAGGAATTAGATCTTAGACTACTGTCTATTTCCCCGCAAACCATTTACTCACCCGTTACCATTGAAGATAAAGAGAGCACAGAGAAAAAACGGGCAGAGGCAGAACAAGCCGTTGAAGATGTGTATACACAAAAAACAGAATACGCACAGAACCAAGTCGATCTTGTTGCATCTATTTTTGATGCGATGATGGAAGTTAATACAAAATATGAAAAAGAAGATCATGAAGATGACAGTATCGATGCCGTATTAAAAACCAAACAAAAAATGCTAGAGGATAAGCTTCCTGAAGACATTCAAAAAAACTTGCCAAAGGATACCATCAAGCAGCTGCTTCAGTCTTCTAACAGTGATTTATCGATTGCGAAAGACGCTGTAGTTACAGCCGTTCATCATGTGATGAAAGATCAAGTGAAGATTAGCGATGTAGAAGAGAAAAAAGACCAGGTAGAAGGTCAGCTTGTTTACACCAATGTCAGCAACTCCCTAAAGGATTCAATGAATGCAATTGCTAAATTCGCTATCATTCCAAATGTGATTTATGATCCCAAAAAAACAGCTGAAAACCGTCAAGCAGCTGTGGAAAAAGTGGAGCCTGTTCGAATTAAACAAGGTCAGATTATTGTAGAAGAAAATCAGCTTATTAATCCTGATATATATCGTCAGCTCCAGCTCGCGGGATTGTTGAATAATAAAGGATCTATTCAGCCTTTTGCGGGATTAGCTTTGCTGATTGTGATGATGATAGCCGGCCTCATTTACTATTTGCGTGAATTTCACACCAAGACATATCAGCCCTTGTTGTTGTATGTATTGGTAGCAACCATTACGATTGGCCTCATGAAAATCTTAAGCTTGTTTCAACAAATTGATTTATCGGAAATTGGTTTCTTAGCTCCTGTTGCGGTGGGAGGTTTGCTGATTCGAATTTTAATGGATGAACGCATTGCTATTTTATCAAGTATTGTATTTGCTATTTGTGGAAGCATTATTTTTAATGGTGAATTGACAACCTCGTTTAATATGAACATTGGGATTTACTTTTTAATTAGCAATATTGCTGCTATTTTATTTTTAAGCAGGCAGCACAGGCGTTCACGGATTTTGCAGGCAGGTCTATTTGTGGCTATGGTAAACGTAATTATTAGCTTTGCTATTATTTTTATTAAAAATGGCCAAATTGGTACTGTAGAGCTTGGCTATTACAGCATGATGTCAATTGCATCTGGTGTTATTGCTTCCGTTTTAGCTATAGGTTTGCTTCCGTTTTTTGAAAGTGGATTTGGCATTTTATCTACGATGAAGCTGATTGAATTATCGAGTCCTAATCATCCGCTATTACGTAAAATCTTAACCGAAACACCGGGAACGTATCATCACAGTGTAATGGTGGCAAACTTATCTGAAGCGGCGTGCGAAACGATAGGAGCTAACGGTTTATTAGCGAGAGTGGGGGCTTATTACCACGATATTGGTAAAACGAAGCGACCGCAGTATTTTATTGAAAATCAAATGAATATTACCAATCCGCATGATAAACTAAGTCCGAAGACTAGTAAAAATATTATAATCGCACATGCTACAGATGGAGCGACCATTTTGCGAAATCACAAGTTTCCAAAAGAGATTGTAGATATTGCAGAGCAGCATCACGGAACGACCCTGCTTAAGTTTTTCTATCATAAGGCACTTGAACAAACAGAAGAAAAAATTGATGAAAAAGAATATCGCTATCCTGGACCAAAGCCTCAGTCAAAAGAAGCAGCGGTTATTTGCATAGCTGATAGTGTAGAAGCAGCCGTAAGGTCAATGTCCAATCCAACTCCGGAAAAGATTGAGAACTTGGTGCGAAATATTATTAAAGATCGCTTGCAGGATGAGCAGCTTAGCGAGTGTAACGTAACGCTCAAAGAGCTAGAGTTAATTCGCCAAGCACTATGTGAAACTTTAAATGGGATTTTTCATTCCCGAATTGAATATCCAGAGATAAAAAAAGAGAAGGTGAAGGTATGA
- a CDS encoding diacylglycerol kinase family protein — MDSRDKKGIAKVVSSFGYAIEGFLYVCKTQRNMQIHVAASFIVLLLGAVLSITAGEWTVVLLLIAGMFSLELMNTAVEKVVDLVSPEYHILAKHAKDAAAAAVLVYACFAVLIGGIIFLKYLF, encoded by the coding sequence ATGGACTCTCGCGATAAAAAAGGGATAGCTAAAGTTGTCAGTAGCTTTGGTTATGCAATAGAGGGGTTTCTCTATGTTTGTAAAACACAGAGAAATATGCAAATTCACGTAGCAGCTTCTTTCATCGTCCTTCTCTTAGGAGCCGTGCTGTCAATTACAGCTGGTGAATGGACGGTTGTGCTGCTTCTGATTGCAGGCATGTTCAGCTTAGAGTTAATGAATACAGCGGTTGAAAAAGTTGTTGATTTAGTTTCTCCTGAATATCACATACTAGCAAAACACGCAAAAGATGCAGCCGCAGCCGCGGTGTTGGTCTATGCGTGTTTTGCTGTCCTTATAGGAGGAATTATTTTCTTAAAGTATTTGTTTTAA
- a CDS encoding PhoH family protein: protein MSEQLVTINVQLDDSNEAISLFGVQDANLKRIEEEMQVSIISRGETVVVSGSTENVQLVEEMLKKLLNIIRKNISISERDVVYAIQLAKKNSLEFFEDVYEEEIGKNVKGKTIRVKTLGQSHYISAIKKNDLVFGIGPAGTGKTYLAVVMAVNALKNGHVQRIILTRPAVEAGESLGFLPGDLKEKVDPYLRPLYDALHDVLGTEHTQRLIERGVIEIAPLAYMRGRTLDDAFVILDEAQNTTMAQMKMFLTRLGFGSKMVITGDISQIDLPKGAQSGLAAVSKILTNVKGISFVHLEQSDVVRHPLVGRIIQAYEHADQKTLS from the coding sequence ATGTCAGAACAGCTAGTAACAATTAACGTACAACTTGATGATTCAAACGAAGCCATTTCATTATTTGGCGTACAAGATGCGAATTTAAAGCGAATTGAAGAAGAAATGCAGGTCTCGATCATTTCAAGAGGTGAGACTGTTGTAGTCTCCGGAAGTACAGAAAATGTTCAGCTAGTGGAAGAAATGCTTAAAAAGTTACTGAACATTATCCGCAAAAATATTTCCATATCTGAACGAGATGTTGTGTATGCGATTCAATTAGCTAAGAAAAATTCTCTCGAGTTTTTTGAAGATGTATATGAAGAAGAGATTGGTAAAAACGTAAAAGGTAAGACTATTCGTGTTAAGACATTAGGACAAAGTCACTACATTTCTGCTATTAAGAAAAATGATTTGGTATTTGGAATTGGGCCTGCTGGTACGGGTAAAACGTATTTAGCCGTTGTCATGGCCGTTAATGCTCTTAAAAATGGTCACGTACAGCGTATTATTTTAACACGTCCTGCTGTTGAAGCAGGTGAAAGTCTTGGCTTCTTGCCAGGAGATTTGAAAGAAAAAGTAGATCCGTACTTGCGGCCTCTGTACGATGCATTACATGATGTATTAGGAACAGAACATACGCAACGCCTAATCGAACGCGGAGTTATTGAAATAGCACCCCTTGCTTATATGCGAGGTCGTACACTAGATGATGCGTTTGTTATCTTAGACGAAGCACAAAACACCACGATGGCGCAAATGAAGATGTTTTTAACACGACTAGGATTTGGGTCTAAAATGGTGATTACAGGAGATATTTCACAAATTGATTTACCAAAAGGAGCTCAGTCTGGTCTAGCGGCTGTCTCGAAAATCCTGACCAATGTTAAAGGTATTTCGTTTGTTCATCTAGAACAGTCAGATGTTGTGCGCCATCCACTTGTGGGACGTATCATTCAAGCGTACGAACACGCTGACCAAAAGACCCTTTCTTAA
- the yqfD gene encoding sporulation protein YqfD, which produces MKNGWTNFVIGTVRIRIVGKGIERFLNNCVRQQIMISNVHKVDGQLATATILLKDVKKIRILIRNADCKIYFIRGRGFPFLTKRVIKNSGFALGFLSFFIILGLLSNMVWKVEISGAEPQTEHQMTKQLAKIGVKRGEFQFLLESPEKIQRYLTDNMNNITWVGVEVRGTSYHFQVVEKNEPKPQQKTPYQHLIAKKKAIITNLFVEKGQPLVKVNDFVNEGEVLVSGIIGNEKNKKVVAAKGKVYGETWYKSEVEVPLKTDFQVLTGNGYTKHYLDFQAFKMPLWAFNKEKYGSKVTEKVEHPLYFFKWKLPLSYEKVAVREEQNSQRVYSKQEAVEKALEIGRKKLLSTLGEDAKIKGEKVLHQEQDNGKVRLSIHYQVIENIANTQPIIQGD; this is translated from the coding sequence ATGAAGAATGGATGGACAAACTTTGTTATTGGTACCGTACGTATTCGAATTGTTGGAAAAGGAATTGAACGTTTCTTAAATAATTGTGTGAGACAACAGATTATGATCTCGAATGTCCATAAAGTTGACGGTCAGCTAGCGACAGCAACGATATTATTGAAAGATGTAAAGAAAATTCGTATACTAATTCGCAACGCAGACTGTAAAATTTATTTTATAAGAGGCCGAGGTTTTCCTTTTTTAACAAAACGAGTGATTAAAAATAGTGGATTTGCTTTAGGTTTTCTTTCTTTTTTTATTATTCTTGGTTTGCTTTCCAACATGGTGTGGAAAGTGGAAATTAGCGGTGCAGAACCACAAACAGAACATCAAATGACGAAGCAGCTGGCCAAAATAGGTGTAAAAAGAGGAGAGTTTCAATTTCTGTTAGAGAGTCCTGAAAAAATTCAGCGCTATTTAACGGATAATATGAACAATATTACCTGGGTGGGAGTAGAAGTGCGCGGCACTTCTTATCACTTCCAAGTGGTTGAAAAAAATGAGCCCAAGCCTCAGCAAAAAACACCTTACCAACATTTAATTGCTAAAAAGAAAGCTATTATTACGAATTTGTTTGTCGAAAAAGGACAACCTTTAGTCAAGGTTAATGATTTTGTCAACGAAGGCGAGGTCTTAGTTTCCGGTATTATTGGAAACGAAAAAAATAAAAAAGTAGTAGCTGCTAAAGGAAAAGTCTACGGTGAAACATGGTATAAGTCTGAGGTGGAAGTGCCTTTAAAAACTGATTTTCAAGTATTAACGGGTAATGGATATACGAAGCACTATTTAGATTTTCAAGCTTTTAAAATGCCTCTTTGGGCTTTTAACAAAGAGAAATACGGCTCAAAGGTGACAGAAAAAGTGGAGCATCCACTCTATTTTTTTAAATGGAAATTACCTCTGTCGTATGAGAAAGTTGCTGTACGAGAAGAACAGAATTCGCAGCGCGTCTATTCTAAACAAGAGGCGGTGGAAAAAGCTTTGGAAATCGGTCGAAAAAAATTACTATCAACTTTAGGTGAGGATGCTAAAATAAAAGGTGAAAAAGTTTTGCACCAAGAACAGGACAATGGTAAAGTTAGATTATCAATACATTACCAAGTTATAGAAAATATTGCGAACACTCAACCAATTATTCAAGGAGATTGA
- a CDS encoding cytidine deaminase translates to MDKTGLIDEAKKAREMAYVPYSKFKVGAALLTKDGKVYRGCNIENAAYSMCNCAERTALFKAYSEGDKEYKALVVVADTDRPVSPCGACRQVISELCPKEMKVILTNLKNDIQELTVEELLPGAFSSEDLHE, encoded by the coding sequence ATGGATAAGACCGGACTGATTGATGAGGCGAAAAAAGCTCGTGAAATGGCTTATGTACCGTATTCAAAATTTAAAGTTGGTGCAGCTTTATTGACGAAAGATGGAAAGGTTTATCGCGGCTGCAATATTGAAAATGCAGCTTATAGCATGTGCAATTGTGCTGAGCGTACGGCTTTATTTAAAGCCTATTCAGAAGGAGATAAAGAGTATAAAGCACTTGTTGTAGTAGCTGATACTGATCGTCCTGTTTCTCCGTGTGGAGCATGCAGACAAGTAATCTCTGAGCTTTGTCCAAAAGAAATGAAAGTTATATTAACCAATTTAAAAAATGACATACAAGAACTAACTGTGGAAGAATTACTTCCAGGAGCATTTTCATCGGAGGATTTACATGAGTAA